ATTCTAGTTTCAGAGAAAGGGTCAGTGTTCACACATGAACCAGGCTTCCCCAGGGTTACGTCTTTCGCTCTAGGTTGCTAATCAACTTAGCGGGGCATTGTGCAAGCATGGTTTTGAAAAGAACCAAATTACAAATGGAATGGACTCCTGACCTTTCTCTGCAAGCTGCAGTTAGCATTTTGTATTACTAACTGGACAATTTGCGGGGGGAACCTGCAAATGGTGGTCACAAGGATCCATcatttcttgattctaatctgcTTGATCCATTCatagaaaaatatgtttcagTTTCTAATGGccctaattatttttttcaaatttaatccaACTTTGCTGAATATCATATAAAATGCTATGATACAGTCCTCATCATTCTTTGTCCAGTCAATATGGTTATGAATATGGTAGCTGAGAAATAGTTATTCTTTAGAGTACTCACATAATGATTATGTCTCTTTGTGCTTAGGTGAGATCTTTTGGTGGTGAGAAACGACAGATGTCAATGTTTGCTAATCAGGTACCTGTTTTTATCTTTATGAATCTGTAAGGACCGTAACATATTTCTTGTATTGGAAATTCTCAATCTAGTTTATATCACTTTATGAGAACACTATGAAAGATTAATCTTGCTATGCAATGTGTGCCAAATTGGTGCAGGTTCTTGCATACCAAGCCAGTGGGATGAAGCTTGGAACTTTGAAATCTGCCAATGAGTCTCTAACAAGAATAATGGTCTATGTCTCATTGATGGCTTTGTATTTTCTTGGTGGACACAAAGTGAAGGCTGTAAGTTCCGTACTTTGTTTGTCTTTGCGTAGCCACTTTAAGTGGCTGGGTAATCTGAAGCTTAGCCATGCTGTTGTGAACCAGTTGCCATTTCTATGTTCACCCTCATATTTGAGATAACTTTCCTCCAGAGTGTTGTTATAAGAAAGAGTATTCAGATTGGGGTTTTATAAGAAAGATTTTCACATTGAGTACTGTTTTAGCACCTCGTTGTTTCTAAtaacaatttttatatttaagttTTGAAGAAGATGATTCCAATCTTTCTTTTGCACGATTCCCATCTTCCTTTTGCATATTGGTTCCTAAGCTTTATTACGCCTTTTCTTGAACTTATCAATGCATCgtttacaaaaatatgaaatgctATTTCTAGTCAGGTTTAATTAGCTTGTTAATTCAGTTACATTGTGCTTGGCTTATTACATCTATGGTCAGAAGATGTGGTAGTTATCTGAattctgtttttctttgttaagtCTTAAGGAAGTCCTGTGCTGGCTACAAAATTTGCattgaaaatgcaaaagatGCCTGCTACTCTATGTGCTGCAGTTGCGTACAGTTACTTATTATGCTTATAATCATGCACCTTCACTCCTGCACTTGTACATGCTAAACATGAGACATTGCAGTAGTGTACATGTTATTCTTTTTTGGAACAAGAGCTGCTGAGTGTTCCCCTGATTTATTGGAAAGAATCAGTTTAATACTGTACAATAGAATCACTAcagaaaacattttttgttcaaaGTTACATTCCTCAAAAGCCTCCAGCCTGGAGGCTGCATCCTCATTGAAATAGCCCATGTTAACAGAAGTCATCACTGCAATACTACAATATCGAAGATCGAGGATAAAGTTTTGAATTGTAATTCTATCtttcaaaatgttaaaaacttaaaacagaTAGATGGCCCATACCAGGAACAACAACCATGCAGAACTGACAAAGGCCACACATATCAATTCCTATTAAGGCAGTGAATAATTGTGGATATCCCTGAATACTGCTGACCTATAAGCAATCCAAATTTCTGCTCCAGGTTTATCAAACCATTGAGATAGATTCCttgtaacacacacacacacgcacatttatatatatataatttgtgtgTCTGCATGTAATTCATTAGCATTTCTGATTGCAGGGTGAACTCTCTGTTGGAACAATGGCATCTTTTATTGGTTACACGTTCACTTTGACTTTTGCTGTGAGTAGGCTTTTTGGCATTTGCTTGATGCTTCATTTGAGTCTCTTCAGTAATGTTCGGTGTAGGACCTGACATTTGGTTTCCAAATTCTATCAGGTTCAAGGTGGTGTAAACACAATTGGTGATCTGCGTGGAACTTTTGCAGCCATTGAAAGGATTAATTCTGTTTTATCTGGTAAAGAAACAGATGAATCATTGGCTTATGGCATAGAAAAAGATATCCGAGGCAAGAGGTTAGATAATGAGAATCTTGATTTGCTCTATGGAAATGATTCTGTTGAACAAATTCAGTCACGAGGTGGGCATGTTAGAACGGCATTGAAATCAAGCACTGACTCTTGCAATGTGGCTTGGTCTGGTGACATATGTCTTGAAGGTGTGCAAGGGTTCCCCCTTCAATAATGGTTTTTCAGATATGGTttgattttctattttgatGCTCATGAGGTGAACTAAAGGGactacctttttccttttgcttcctTTCCAGAATTTTCCTATGTTGGTTTGGCAATGAATGAAGTTTCCATATTTTGCATCCCCAAACTCACACCCCAAAATTGAAACTAACCCCATTCTCCTATCCAAGCTGCACCAGAGttgctctctctgtctctgtctctctctctctctcataaactaGGTAGACCTCTACCAGATTATGCAAACAGAGTTTCACCTTGGGACGTATCAAACACTTAACCTTCTTGAATTTGAAGGTTGTAAGTCCAAACCTCTAGCCAAGTGATCAGAATTCCCCGCTTATGCAGGTACTGGTTCACCTGAGGTATCAAACTCTTTAACCTTCGTGAATTTGAAGGTCTTAAGTCTAAACCCCACAACCAAGTTCCTGCTAAAGTTAAACAAAGCCTCTTTCTAGACTTTGATTGCAATATTAAATAAGCTGATATATTCAACTATAATAATGTTTCTTGCCTTTTTGTTCTGAAGGCAACCTCCGGAGGGAAAAAAGACACGAGCatagaatttaaatataatctGCTGATTCTTGAGAACAATCAAGAAATGGAGTCCCATGCTGTTAAAAGCTTTTCTCATCGAAAATTGATACACTAAGCATACTCTTTCCtgctctttttgaaaaaaaattatatgccTTTGACAATTCTGACAGTATTGATTCTacaataaaacataatttgatttctgtctttcttcctttccaaGTGCGCCATCAAGTTAGAGAACACCGAGTGCCATTCATGATGTTGGTGTTCTGTCTGTACCATGTAGCTACATAAGTAATTTTGTGTCGCTTCTTTCCTGTTTCTCATCATATCCAGAAATCTTAGCACAACCTGCTTTGGCTAGAACGACAACCTTCTTTTTAGCTAGACTAACTTTTATTTAACATATAATTCTTTTGTCTGGACTATATGAATACTCTACTTGTTTTATTCACTCAATGCTTTCTGAGTGCTCTCTTTTGAACTGGCAGATGTAACTTTCTCGTATCCATTGAGATCTGATGTGGGTGTCTTGAATGGGTTGAACCTAACACTGAAGTGTGGAAAAGTAACAGCTCTTGTTGGTCCTAGTGGTGCTGGAAAAAGTACAATTGTGCAATTATTGGCACGCTTCTATGAGGTATTGTTTTATCCTCTTAGTCCATTAAGCATGTTTGTGTTAGGTATTTGTTTAGTCaactaaaataataattttcttcAGCCAATCAAAGGTCGGGTTACAGTGGCAGGTGAAGATGTCCGGACATTTGATAAGAGTGAATGGGCTCAAGTTATTTCCATAGTGAATCAGGTTTGCACTTAACTACGCAATCTATTGTGTTTAGGCAATGGCATGTTCAAAAGAGGAGTTGGCAAGAAGTTTTCCTGTTCAAATAGTTTGAAATTGGAAGAGACTAAGAATGGTAGCTACACTATCAAATCAGTTGGGCCGAGTTACATTCATGTGTGTAAATCTTACAAGTAGCATTGCATGTACACTATAGGTGACGAAGTGAgataatataccataataaaatacattttttatgaatatctgccattacttttccttttcctttgtctcaacttccgTCTTCAGTTTCGTACTTCATTTGATGATTACCCGTGTGTTTCAGGACAATGTGAATTCTATTGACTTTTCCACTTGGCCCAGCTACTAGTTGATGAATAATTCATTAGCTGCCCTAATGCCAATCTAGGAGCATAGTTACAATCAAGTGATCACTGTTAAAgacaatgttataaaaggcatagcgtatcgtgtatcggtcagGCCGACCTATGCACTGTATCGTAGCGTATCACAAGCGTAGCGTAGCGtttcgtaaaattaatttttaattaaaaaatattaaaaatcgaaaaaaatagagaaaaatcattaaaatctgaaaaaataaacaaaaaatcagaaatcaagaaaaatgttttcaaatatcaaaaagatCATCATGCATAAgaaacattcatgtgtatcgacaacacattcaaaaataagaaatcagagattcaaaataacataataagcatccatcacaattttaaacttgaaaattttatagaatcttaggacttagagtcttaggacttgggtcttggagtcttaggacttagattacattacaatttcataagttcaaaacatatagttatcatctttcatgattcaacaataatatctccccaaatcgatgaatcctctattatttttaatgaaaatgggcaaaatctctccctcccacgtctcttggagtctttaaatacaagaagaaagagagggaagagtgtttaaactttaaaaattaaagaattttgtgtttttcctcgtatcgtacgatacgggcaaTACGTTTATGATACAcgagcgtatcgtgtatcgtaagtgtatcgtataggttttttaGACCTATATGAtatgtatcgtatgatatgggTGCGTATGGTACGGTACAGATAACATTGGTTAAAGATTTGTAGTATCAGGCGAAGAGGGGACTTATACTTACAACTGTAGATGTCATGGTAGATAGCCTGTCATTAACGTTTTAGTCTTTACTTGGTGTAAACCTGTTGTAGCATTAATGTCATGAAAAGAAAGGATGCGTAGTCTTGAATGGATGTGGTCCTTATAAAACTGTCCTTTTCTGTTGACAGATTCTGTCTAAAAGAtgccttttttcaaaaaacaccaTATGAATAACTAGCAATGACCTATTTGGTTAACTGTAGGAGCCAGTTCTGTTCTCAGTTTCAGTTGGAGAAAACATTGCATATGGACTGCCGGATGAAAATGTTTCCAAAGAGGATGTTGTGAAAGCTGCCAAGGCTGCAAATGCCCATGAATTTATAGTTTCCCTCCCACAGGTTGGTTATGCCACTGATTGAGCAACTTTAAGTTCATGACTACTTGGAGTCTCGGCTTGAAGATTGTTATCCAATTTTCTTGATtcttttcactttatttttgtGCTTCTGCATTCTTCAGGGCTATGATACACTTGTTGGTGAACGTGGGAGCTTGCTAAGTGGAGGTCAGAGACAGgtatttaaaatgtttatgCTGATGAGAGACTAATTGCTAAACTTGCTGTATGGAGGCCAATCGAGTATAAGAACGATAGAAATATTAACTGTTGCATATTGCAGAGAATCGCAATTGCTCGAGCACTTCTGAAAAATGCTCCAATTCTAATACTTGATGAGGTAAAGATTTTGGCTATTTTTGTTCTCCAGTTTGTGATTTTTAGGATTCTTCTCCACATCCAGTTTTCTGAGTTAAACTTGATTACCTTTGTAAGGCAACCAGTGCGCTAGATGCTGTTAGTGAGCGCCTTGTCCAGGATGCTCTCAACCATCTGATGAAAGGAAGGACAACCCTGGTGATTGCTCATAGACTAAGTACAGTTCAGAATGCTGATCAGATTGCTGTATGTGTGGATGGCAAGATCGTCGAACTGGGAACTCATTCAGAGCTGATTGCTCTGAATGGTCAGTATGCAACACTGGTTGGGACTCAGAGGCTTGCCTTCAAATAAGCCTGCAACCGAACACTGGTTGGGACCCAGTTTTCTGCTTGCGCAGTATCTGCTAAGCATAAGCATAGCTTGCCATTATGCTTCTTCTGAATGATGAGCATCTCTTTTGCTCTGCTCCAAGGCCATGCAGCCAACGAGCATTTCCTTTTTGCCTGCATTGTGATGAGAAAAGTTTGTTATACATGACACTGATTTATAATAAGATGACGATAGAAGACCTAATGTAATAAGATTGATATCAGTTATTAGAGTCTGGGAATGTTGTAAAACATGAACCATCGAGGCGGCGTTTAAGTCAGTGTTGTAAAAGTGGAAACCTAAATCTCGTCAGCCAAGGTGCTGATTGAGTAAATCTGCCGATTGAGCGGTCAGCTGAATTGGTTATGaactagataaaaaaaatgtaactaTATAAACATTTCTAAAATGCGTAAAAGCATATAAAATATCAAACAtagtttcttttaatgtttaaaaaatatagcaTGAATGCTTTATGAAATGTGGCATCTTTTATTGACCGATAAAACAAGTCGATTTGCAGACAGATTAGTACAGTAGAGTGGGAAAGTGGATGATTTAGTTCTAAATATGGTGGTTACCAGATGCTGAATGTAACCATTTTGGGACGGACATCAATGGATTGGACTCGGAACAGATGTTCCCTCTACCAGATCCAGCTAATCAGATAGTCATCCACttggattcaaaatcaaatgcatAAAATGACGTACCATATTGGATCTGATTCTCTAAAAACTACAAACCTATCTGATCCCGTGTCTCTTGACCATTTCGATACATCTGAAGTTGAATATGACATATATTGCTGCTCAAGCAACTGCAATTCTTTGCAAACTGAGCAATGAAGGTAAGATCTGTTAGAATTTGATTATACTCATGTAAAACCAAATCCGGATCCAATTGAATGTTTCGTTTCTGCGACCCATTCCAGTTATGTATTCAGATTCCAAGATCTTTTTCATTCCCAAAATGAGGTGGTTGATTGGTAGGGTTAGATATTCGATCAAAACCCAAACCATTGACATTCCTAACCAGCCCCAACATTGCAGGGGAAGGGAGCTACGGAAAGGAGAGACCCAAAAGAGAAGACCCGCAGACAATGTTGAAGACATATTATACACATTCAAGAGGCTGTGCTTACATTTTATCTACAAAAGCAGCTAAAAACTGGACGGCTAGAACGGCTAATTCCCCCAAGGATGCGGCTTGGAAGGTTTCCTCTCCCATAAGTTATCGGCAATGTGTTGGTAGTCTTGATAAACTGGTACAAGTCTACCCAACTTTTTAGCTTGATATGTTTTATATCATACATACAGAGAAGCTAATATGTGTGTGGATTTTCTTGCTTCATGGGCTTTTCAATGATCTTTTGGAGTGACCATTTTTACCAATTCACCTGGTCATTTGCATCGATTGATTGAGCAGGATCTGATTGGTGTAGCTAGATCTCGTGCTATAGTTAGTTAATGCGGTTCTAAACCGCTCCTttgtaccaaaaaaagaaaaaataggagaCTAAATCTTGTTGGCTCGCGAGTTGCCGGAGTTGGCTACGATTGTTCATTTATCCGTCACGAGTCAGGAACCACTGAGTCGGCTAGGATCGTCAATTAATTACATGTTCTTTTGCATCTTGCATTTTTGGAAACTAAAGTTTATTATTTTGTGAATTATGAAATATCATTAACTTTACTAAATATATACACAAGCACTCATGTTACATGTTATTCAGTTTTAGttgttgaaaaatcaaacatgaagtcTCAACATAATTAccttattcatttatttgaagaaaaaatgcaCTATAAAAGTTTATGACCAACTCAACCGAATCGCTGCATCAACCCGCTAACTGGATGACTCAACCATCAGCTGATTCAAGTCTCATTCACAGGTTTGCCAACCATGTTAATACTGCTACGTACAAGCAAAAACTATTCTTGGTGTGATAGACCTTACCACCCACGATTTTAGGCCTTTTCCATGTTAAAACTTAGGATAAGGCCCCTTAAGCATTTAGGATAATTTTCTCATGGGTGTCATAAGTTAGCGAAATTTTTACTTCTCCTTACTTTACTCCTCACTTTTTAAATtcgcaaattttttttatgtatagcTCTTATGGGGAGCTTTGAGGTCGAGGTGATTTTCAGATCTTGGAATCTCAAATCTAAGAGGGCGTTCAGATGACACtcaaaaaaccaattttttgagaACCAGGTTTTGTAAAAATCTGATTTAGATGTCCGGATGACAGGACAAAAATTTGGGGAGGGATCATGAATCAAGTTTGCCTAAGAACCTCAAAGGAGGTAGGTTTTTCAGGCTATATGAATACGAGGCCTTATCAAAACTGGGTCTTCGTGAAACCCAGATTTAATGTCATCCAACGCGGCTGGAATGACATTTTATAGGTAAAACATGCTTTTGAGCTGTCATGCAAATGCCCCTTAAGATTTTGGATTCTTGATTTTTGAGAAGAATATTAGATCTTTGTTTGAAAGAAATGTAAAGAGAATGAAGAAGTTTAATTTATGTTCTCAAAATTTTGCACTTCGTTAATATCATAAGTTTAAAGTGCGCTTCATGTTAGGCTAGATTTACCTCTTACACACAGACACGAGAAAATCCCAACCCCGCAACTTTTTTCTGAAAGCACTAAAAACTATAGTATTATTGTTTGCCTCGTGGGTTTTGTTCCCAACCAGGAGAAAAACCAAGTCCAGGCCTCCTGTGCAAAAATCTGGTGCGGACGTTCCCCTCTAAGGATAACGTTTTTGCATAtatatctctctccctctctcaaacTATTACTTCTCTGACCGTTTGAGCTGCTCCTTTTGTCATTCAACCGCAGTTGGAATCTTTTACACATGCTGCTGTTGAGATCTTCATCATCTACTATCAACCCCTCATTCTTTTCTGTACTTGGAGAGCAGAAATGGAGCAAGAGACCCTCCGTGCTAATGGCTTCTTCGTCCCCATCCACCTCCGGGAGGAGGAAAAGGGACATCTGGGCACCAAAGTCTCGTCACCATCATGTGAGTTCTTCCGCTTCCGTCCCTTTGCATTTGCTTCGCACAGACCATTTGGTTAACATGAACGAAGTACTGAACGCTATAGAGCAAAGTTCAACAGAAGATGAACTCTTTGATTTCCTAGCTTCCTTGAAAAGGGATGCCACAAATTGTCGCCCCTCTTTGAGATTGATGGTGTCCATACTAAGTAAACAAACAGATTGGCAAAAAACTTTGGCAATTCATGACTGGATGATGGAGAAGGGGGACTACCCACCTTCCGTTTTTTCCTATAATGTCGTTCTTAGGAATGTACTGAGAGCGAAACAGTGGG
This window of the Nymphaea colorata isolate Beijing-Zhang1983 chromosome 2, ASM883128v2, whole genome shotgun sequence genome carries:
- the LOC116248224 gene encoding ABC transporter B family member 28; this encodes MAAASNLPPLLSFPCSTRVPRAWRLRHQPMVFRHSCPPIRRRIARSAYISPPVSDPNVGKIDDDRPSTGSRFSGVASETAISWGLLWSLLSKQKRGLAVAFVSLLGCTTCTLSMPILSGRFFEVLVGRRTEPLLELLAKVGVLYVLEPVFTVIFVVNMSGIWEKVMTALRARVFRRILVQKVEFFDRYKVGELTGLLTSDLGSLKDIVSENISRDRGFRAFSEILGTICILFSLSAQLAPVLGFLMLSVSILVAVYKRSTVPVFKSHGMAQAHISDCATETFSAIRTVRSFGGEKRQMSMFANQVLAYQASGMKLGTLKSANESLTRIMVYVSLMALYFLGGHKVKAGELSVGTMASFIGYTFTLTFAVQGGVNTIGDLRGTFAAIERINSVLSGKETDESLAYGIEKDIRGKRLDNENLDLLYGNDSVEQIQSRGGHVRTALKSSTDSCNVAWSGDICLEDVTFSYPLRSDVGVLNGLNLTLKCGKVTALVGPSGAGKSTIVQLLARFYEPIKGRVTVAGEDVRTFDKSEWAQVISIVNQEPVLFSVSVGENIAYGLPDENVSKEDVVKAAKAANAHEFIVSLPQGYDTLVGERGSLLSGGQRQRIAIARALLKNAPILILDEATSALDAVSERLVQDALNHLMKGRTTLVIAHRLSTVQNADQIAVCVDGKIVELGTHSELIALNGQYATLVGTQRLAFK